One region of Candidatus Omnitrophota bacterium genomic DNA includes:
- a CDS encoding ATP-binding protein, which translates to MVKKEVDTIDAVPSKRIFLSIIADYDLNRSICELIDNALDIWVKIGRKRSLEIHIDIDKDRQLINVSDSAGGIKKSELNLIVGPGQTSNLPTDETIGIFGVGSKRAVVALSQDIRIITRYAKEKTYSIEFDETWLDNDDWELPVYEVDQITEGTTRIELHKLRFVITDGSLKYLREHLEATYAKFLFNKQLKIQLNADVLKPHIFENWAYPPEYLPHRYHGDLPSAEGKVVKVEVLAGLSMESSPASGEYGVYFYCNDRLIAKALKNYEVGFTKGLAGRPHPSISLTRVIVSLKGEADLMPWNSSKSGINQNHPIFVALRGWLVQVVKDFASLSRRWEGDWSDKVFKYPSGHIVAKKIDNFPEAKRSYLPPLPKANLRYSDIIKQANRKIAKDKPWTSGLYEGMIAVDIIYHQKLEQKNRICLILLDSTLEIAFKEYLVNESRHHYTDRELLDLFNARHKVEKEIKKYVKISEKLWKKINHYYGLRCKLIHERATVGIDERQIEDYQETVQKVLKKLFKLQL; encoded by the coding sequence CATTTGTGAGCTAATTGATAATGCCCTTGATATATGGGTGAAAATCGGCAGAAAGAGGTCTTTAGAAATCCATATAGATATTGATAAAGACAGGCAGTTGATTAATGTTTCTGATAGTGCCGGGGGAATTAAGAAATCCGAACTTAATTTAATTGTTGGGCCCGGGCAGACTAGTAATTTGCCAACAGATGAGACAATAGGGATTTTTGGAGTTGGAAGCAAAAGGGCGGTTGTAGCTTTGTCTCAGGATATACGAATAATAACTCGGTATGCTAAAGAAAAAACTTATAGTATAGAATTTGATGAAACTTGGCTTGATAATGATGATTGGGAGCTACCTGTTTATGAGGTTGATCAGATAACTGAAGGAACTACTAGAATTGAACTTCATAAACTTCGTTTTGTAATAACCGATGGTAGTCTCAAATACCTTAGAGAGCATTTAGAAGCTACCTACGCCAAATTTTTATTTAATAAGCAGTTAAAAATTCAGCTTAATGCAGACGTTTTAAAACCACATATCTTTGAAAATTGGGCATACCCTCCGGAGTATTTACCACATAGGTATCATGGTGATTTACCAAGCGCAGAAGGTAAGGTTGTTAAAGTTGAGGTTCTTGCTGGTCTCAGCATGGAGTCAAGTCCTGCTAGTGGTGAGTATGGGGTCTACTTCTACTGTAATGACCGATTAATTGCGAAAGCTCTCAAAAATTATGAAGTTGGTTTTACAAAAGGATTAGCAGGACGACCGCATCCCAGCATTTCCCTCACCAGAGTCATTGTTTCGCTTAAAGGAGAGGCTGACTTAATGCCATGGAATAGCAGTAAGTCAGGGATTAATCAAAATCATCCAATTTTTGTTGCGTTGCGTGGTTGGCTTGTTCAGGTTGTGAAAGATTTTGCGTCACTTTCTAGGAGATGGGAGGGCGACTGGTCAGACAAAGTTTTTAAATATCCTTCCGGACATATTGTGGCAAAGAAGATAGACAATTTTCCGGAGGCAAAAAGGTCATATCTCCCCCCTTTGCCTAAAGCCAACTTAAGATATAGTGACATTATTAAGCAAGCTAATCGAAAGATTGCAAAGGATAAACCTTGGACAAGCGGTCTTTATGAAGGAATGATTGCTGTAGATATCATCTATCATCAAAAGCTAGAGCAAAAGAACCGCATCTGCCTGATATTATTAGATAGCACCCTAGAAATCGCATTTAAAGAGTATTTGGTCAATGAATCGAGACATCACTATACGGACAGAGAATTGTTAGACCTGTTTAATGCAAGGCATAAAGTTGAGAAAGAAATAAAAAAATACGTCAAGATTAGCGAGAAACTCTGGAAAAAGATTAACCACTACTACGGATTGCGATGTAAACTAATTCATGAACGCGCCACAGTAGGAATTGATGAAC